CGGATATGCAGATTTACCGGGCACCACAtcatgaaaaacagtgttcgatggtttaagattcttatctgtcagccccatacggcggaaggtatcatagtagagaatattgatactgctccctctatccatgagcaccttggtgaacttataccccccaacttggggtgccaccactaaggccagatgacccggattatcaacccggggtgggtgatcctctctactccataaaatgggttgctcagactagcacaaatactgaggtactgccggttcaacagagttcatggccctcttgtgaagcttctgatcacgtttgcacaagctagtggtgaagacatgatactgcccactattcaactgcttcggattactctgataacccgaatgctgctgctgctgattcccctgatgattataacctccctggttgccctggttcccttgattgctatgtccggtttgattgccttgaaatcctgaaccggagctacCGCCTCCATAACCCGGTCCATGAAAACCACATCCTGAACCGTCGGGCGGGCCATTGTCGtattgaaacatattggagttcttgaactctcgcatgatataacaatccttccaaagatatgAAGCTGGCCTTTCCTTCGATCCATGCTCTGGACAGGGTttatttaacaggcgctccaggttggggcctaaacctccacccctctggggttgttttcccttacgacgctgaccgttatcctgagcgttggtgttagccacaaagtccaaactattgtctgcCTTGCGCTTATTGTTGTTCCCATGACCTGTCGGGTTATGCTGTTgtcccttggtgttgccgttcttcttccctttccctggtttgtcctcctctgagtcagggtctttggtattatctgaattgGCATATTTAACCAAGGTGGCCATAAGTGTTGCCATATCATtgtagtgacgtttgagccttcctaacttctgttttaGCAGtagaaaccggcaattgccctccaatgttaacaCTGTTGTGtccgcattgatgcgatccgacgaatgcagaatagctgagactcgcttcacctaatgggttgtagactctccatcctcttgaacacaagcggccaggtccacaatcgacataggctgcttacaggtatctttaaaattctggataaaccggtgtttcaattcggcccatgatccgacagagttagctggtaagctctttaaccaagtacgagttgtcccctccaacatcatggtgaagtatttaccacacaccgcttcatccacatccaaaaTCTCCATTGCCATCccataactttcaacccatgatTCTGGTTGCAAATCCGTGGTGtaattgggtaccttacgagggctcttaaaatccttgggcagtcgtacattgcgcaaagcgggggtaagacatggcacccctaaagaactgaagaccacccctggctccactgaagcggtagggcgaaccggagtaggttgacgagcTGCATGCAGagcggctaactcggcctctcgacatgcacgaccatgatccaccacgtCCTACGCATTAGCACCTCCACCCCCCGGGTTGTACCCCCGCGGCGAGTTACGGTGATGTGCACTGCTTGATACAGCCGGTTCATCCTCAGCGTGCCTGTTGTAGCTCCGGCTCGGATGGGGGGTGGAgtgaatcctctcgcgactatgcgaataagcctgctgctggttcaaagctgtttgaaggagctctctggcccgtcgtgtctcaatcgcAACTGGCGACTTGCCGTCAGCTGGGAGTGCTgctaatcgtgaagcggcggccacaatgttgtttaacaggttggagtaatgccccgggGGCGTCGGAAAATACTACGGTACAACGTTGTTATGACGAGGTgggtccatcgtgcgcggttgaaccggcgctcctgttcccggcgcctccgtccggtttaccactggctggttactggttctggctcctggcgtgttgaaaagatttcttggctcataacccggcgggaggtgcgactggtatcttcttctcatgacctccTCTGAGGCATTCTGGTCCAACCTAAACCgataggcctgagcttccaactcggcccattctgtagccatcctagcgttctctgctACCAGGtctgctttagcctgagttatctgatctttcacctttgcaatctctgcattGTGCTGATCTCGGGCTGCCGCGTCCACCTttgcggccatcaatgttgccaaagcatcAAACAAATCAGACAAAACTTGAGCGGGAGGGGGCGCTAAGACCCCTGCTCCCGCTGGCGTTGCTGTTGCTGAACCGAAAAGCATTGCTGCGGCGGTGGATGAGTGATGCACTGATTGTGTACCGGCCATAAAGATagcgacccggtttggcagatcgagggggtccgaaatactgttgccatcggaacctccactaatccggccgtcctgcaactgatacagcgattcggtctctccggttgaagactcgtcatcagagcagacAACAGTTTCTCCATTAGATGCCGGTCCATCCTCATATTCCGCCCCATGGATGGCACCTATGAAAACATGCCTTGTTGCGGGCTGAACCGGGgaaggacttgcacgctgagccgtctcgatgatgtcggtgcaggtgtccggctcagggcctggttcgccgatcttgccgattgaactggacccggtacccatattcgATTGAACTGGCCTCGGGatcccatcctgcgttgtcgatgtagagcttgccgcgacgactctttgtcatccggccaacagcgtatcccttgagtccatcaaagctgcccttcaagaactcaaaaccactatgcgatagccccatggtgggcgtcaactgtcgtgggtttgtcacggcagatgtcctcgtgaaaggacttagtcgtggagccatctctatgggttagcttaaaggggttaaagcggacaagggacacgagggattttatactagttcggccccttcaatgaaggtaaagcctacgtctagtttgtgattggtattgctagggtttcgatgaccagggagcgaatccgcttgcctggctctcgagttgttgtctgtcgtccttaaaccgctgtcgggtcgtccctttatatacataggtcgacgcccgctggtttacagagtcccgaggccggatcataaacatgtccagctcggtctctattcctctaacttacaatacaagttacatgaaagaGTCAGTTTACATCTaaaggccttaacccgcctttgggccttgggccttcttaaagcaccaccatcctcatgtcttcatggacttctatcttcatggagctaacccggccactcctaaccggtttacctccagtaatcatatccccaacaCTCGCCCTTGAAAATTTCTGGTAGTGTATTACGTCTGCTAATGGCCGAGTAATGACTTGACTAATGATGGCCCAGGTGATTTATCCTGTAATTAGTACGCATCAGACTCAGCCTAGTAGCCCATGTACGATCGTGGTCTGTCTCATGTGTTTAATTGTTTTGCTGGTCGAGCCAGGTCCTAGCCCTAATGCTATCGATCAGATCAATCGCACTGTAGATGGTCGCCGTCGTCGCTCACCACAATGCTATACAGCTACGCGCCAGGAGGCCAGCCTATGGATACAAGTAGGTAGTAGTGTATATCAATAATACTCCGCATCTGATTGTAGCTATTGGCAGTAATTTCTTTTTATGAATCCAAACCTTAGTCTAATTGTTAGTATTTCTGTTTTGATTTTGGGATCGATCGCCTGCGCGCGCTAGGGCATTTCCGCGTTGCCATCAGCCACATAAGGAAGCTCTGCCCTTTCGTTCTTGTGTCTCCTCCAACCGTCATCACCGGCTCATCCCAATGAAGCAGTTGTTGCTTCTCGGTCAGTATCAAATCCTATACTATCCAGTCCCATAACTCATATTGTCATAGCTAGACCAAATCTGAAGGTATATCCAACATACAACTAGACTATGCAAATTACTAGGTAATGTTATTGTTACATTTCTTACTACAATGTTTAAAGTTATATAACAACTATACGTCAAGATAAAGTTCTAATATTTACTTTTCAGTTTGCTATATATTCCGAGAGTGATACTGTTGATTTGTTTGATATGTTTTGCCGTCTAGAGTTATTTTTATAGTAATAAAAGTGTCATTTTCTTTTGAATTATAAAAAATGCACCTTAGataaagaaacagagggagtatatgtcaTTGCAATTTGATCCCGGTGATATATATCTAAAAGACGTCTATAATCGCCTTTTATATATGTTATATACGATTTCTTGGTATTGGCCTCTTCGCCCCCCTCATattcaaatcctggctccgcccctgcataCTAACAAAGAACTGACCTCGGTCCATGCTTCTcacctcgaaggtggcatccttAACACCTAACAGGATGCCACCGGAATGGCCAgtgctcccactagaagggagccaatgccaggcgAAGAGGTGGGAGCTAAGATGATCGAGCTCGGGGAGGGAGAACTCAGTGCGCATGGTTTCTTGGATGGCGACGATGTCAATGTGTTCCTCACGCATGTACTCAACGAGTTGGCGGCACCGGCCATCATGGCCGAAACCGTGGATGTTTCAGAAGAGGGCGCGCATCAGGCATCCAttgggggctgcttgaccccaggacacgGGAAGCACTTTGGGCGCGGAGGGCGGCGGTCTGAGACCGAGTGCGACCATGAAGGTCGGCGGCAGCTAGCGGGAGGAGGCCACTGGTCCTTCGAGGTGGGGGCCTCCTCGGCAGGCGCAGGGGCGAGGGTGAGAGCAGAGCCGCACGGGCTTCCGCTAGTCTACCGTCGAGAATCTCACGGGCCCTAATGGCCTCGATCTGAACTAGGGGAGGAGCCACCTCCCCCTGAAGATGATTCGGAATCGGTCGCGGCCTTCAGAAGATGACCAAGAGGGGCAGACTCAAGAGCAGAGAACAAGCAAGTTGTAGCAGAGGAGGGACTGCGGGTGTACCTGGCTCCAGGTTCCGAGCCGCAGCACGGAGCTTCGCCCGAGCACGAATGGGCAGGACCAGGCCGTCCTCGGGGCGCGCCGCGTCGAGGCGAGCGCTCCAACGGGAGGCAGTCACCGGGGAGGAGGCAGACCGGGCGCGGCAGGTGTAGGCCACGGACCGCAGAGGGGGAGGCTGGGGGGCCACGGCCATGGTCACCCGAGTCTCCCCATCCACGCTGGGGACATCCGCGGGGAGGAGTTGGAACATCGGTCCGGTGAAGTGAGGGAGCAGCGAGGTCGAGGACGAGCATGTCGCAGGCAGCGCCAGTGCGGGGGCGAGGGGCGCCGAGTCCACCGGCGGTAGTGGCGCCAGCGGAGCGGGGGAGGCAGGGCAGCCGCGGGGGAGCCGTCGGAGCAGGCGTGGGCGGCGTAGCCATGGCCGTGAGCATGGCCACGGGAGACGCCGCGGGAGGAAGGTCCGGTGAGGCCGAGTCGGGAGGCGGCATCGCAGCCAGGAGCATCACGGGCGGGATCGCGGGGGAACAGGGAGAGGAGGCGGGGCAGACGACCAGACCGGCGTTGGAGGCATCACTAGCCTCTGAGGTCTCGGCCGCCGGGTCCAGCGACACCTCCAAAGGAGCCGTCGAGGAGGAGAGCGGCCTGAAAGCAGCCTGGTGCCCGTGGCCCCCGGCGGCCGGGGAGTAGGAGGCCGAGTCGTCCGAGCCCCCCTCGTCCTCGGAGCGGTGGACATGAGGGCGGCGGCGACCACGGTAGTCCCCATCGGCCCCCGGGTTGGCACCGGGCGGGCCATCATCAGAGAAGCGCGGGCGGCCGATGTGATTGGGAGGCTCGGTGGCAATCCGAAGGTCGAAACCTTGGTCGTTGAAGAACACACGCACGATGGCACGGAGCTTGGAGGAGTCCAGGCATTTGACCTTAACCCGGACCTCCTCCTCTTTGTGGAGGGAGagctcgtccaccaccaccaccttgccaagGATCCGAGACATCTGGCTGATGACCGGCTCCGACCGGGCAATGTCGGGGAGGCCGGCCACGAGAATCCAGGCGGTGTCGAGGACGTCCACTGCCGTCGCGTCAAGGATCGGCTCGAAGATTTCGATGACAAGCTGATTGAGGGCGAGGGTGATCCAGCTACTATGGGTGGTGTATTCGTAGCTGACGGCGTCGGGGAATACCACGGTGAAGATGTGGCCCGCGGCATGGGTGACCACCCAGTCCCATTAGCAGcggtagaggtggttgagctcggcctcaATCATCTCCGGCGAGGCCACCCCATCGACCACAGTGACCACGGCCTGCAGGGAGGGGGTGGGAGGCGGGATGTCGGGGACCTCGAGGTGGAAGAAGCCCAGCCCCTCGATGTTGTGGCAGTACATCATGAGCTCCGACGTGACCGGTCTATCCGGGCACAGGATGGCTGGATAACCGGGGTCCTTGCAGAGGTAGCAGCAGTGGGGGTTGACGCAGTTGACTTGCGAGTGACCCGCCACCCCGCAGTTGAAGCAGGGGCGGGGGAGGTTAGAGACGGGGCCCGGGGTGGAGGAAGTGCCCGGGCCGGCGGGGAAGCGTGGGCTGGATGCCACGGCCCGTGCTGcgacgcttcttcttcttggccggtcCTTGGCGACTGCGGGAAGGGCCACCGCCCGGGTTGGTAGCGGTGGGCGGGGTCGAAGAGGCGGCCGCGTGAGGTGGTACATACTTCCGAGCAGCGGGAGTTGATGGCGGAGCCTGAGCACGAGGAGAAGGAGGGCGCGCCGACAGGGTCGGGGAGGGGCTACGGCCATGACGTGAGGGCAGGGACGAAGAGCGACATCGGGCGCGCCAGTCACCCGACGCCACAGGGCGGGGGGCGGGATCGGCCCCGGGCGTCACGGTGGGTCGGGGAGCGCCGGTCGACGCGGCGGCCCTCGCGGATTTCCTACAGCTCCCGTCGGAGCTCTTCCTCCCGGCGAAGTGAATCGGGAGACGGGCGGGAGGAGTCGCGTCGGTCTTCGGCACGTCGCTTGTGCCGGGCCGCGCCGTCGTCCCATTCACGGGGCATGGCCGGCCGcggggagggaggaggggcgggggAGGCACCGCGGCGGAGACCGGACGGGAGGGAGGAGAGGGCGGCGCGACGAGCTGGAAGCAGGGTAGGGAGGGTTGGGTTGGGGGAGGCGGCGGCAGGAGAAACAGGGGTAGACGGGAAGCCCCGAGGGAGCCAAATCGAGGCCACCGGCGGCATGGGCCTAGGGAATGGGGATGGCCCAGAATCCACGGGCCGGTCCAGCCGAGGCGACTGAGGCCCAACTGGGGGGAGCCGCGTTTGGGCTGGGCCGGGGCCCAGGATGCCCCGAGAAAGCGAGGCACGGCCCAGAGCGCGGAGGGAGCCCGAGACCTGTAGGGTTTCCCCCGAGGGTCGGGactttgccgccgccgccgccggtgggtCACCAGAATGGGTAGGCCAGGGGCAGAGCAGGGGACAGGACAATCGAAAACGAAGCGAGGAGGACCCAAAGGCGGCGATGAACGGCCGGAAGGGCGAGGAACGCACGAACGGGGCCGCGGGGGAAGGGCCAAGGCCAGCCGTCGGCGGTGTCGAGGGCAACACCGGGCATAGAGCGGCCACCGGATGAAGCCAAGACGAGCTGCTGGCGCCCCGGTCGGAGCGCCCCACCACGCCCTAGGTCTAagcccgccggcggcgagccccacCACTCCGCAAGACCGTGCCTTGCATCCCCTCCGCCCGAGTCGAGCTCGAGGGCGGCGTCGGCGACTGCTGCTGCCGCGTGCCAGCAGCAGAGCCCCTCACATGCGGGGCTGAGCCACCGGCCCGGCTGGGCCACACGGTGCGACGGGGAGCGGTGGTAGGAGGCGGGGGTGGCCAGCGGGGGAGGGCAGCGGCTCCTCATTGATGAGATCGGCCCAGCAGACGCGGGGGGCGGGGACAGGAGCAGGCGAGCGGGGCGAAGGCTCAAGCGGGGTGGCCGGCGTCAGCGGGGATGGAGGGGCCGCGGAGACCGGAGCAGAGCAGGGGCTAGaggcgccggcggaggcggcggctgcCACGAGCGGGCGCGGGTCGCCCATGCAATCGCCAGAGCACGCGGTCGCCATCCTCCTCTCTCTGTTGTCTTATTTCAGGACCGGAGTATGCATATGCCTCGTGTGTTGAACGGGAGTTTATTCCCTAAAAGCTCACTAGATTTTAGAATAAGGTAGCAGATTGTCTGGCTAATTACAACCATACTGAGCCGTGTACTGCTGTTTGGCTTAAAAAAAGGTTCATCTTGTATTGAGAAACTCTTGCCAGTTAATTATAGCCCTATTACCTAAGGAATAAATTCCTTTTTCCCCGCCAAAAAAAAAACTGGATCAAGGCCGTATGTAAAAAAAACCCGGATATAGATCTTTGCAAGGTCGTCGAGCCTACATGCATGCCTAAATTATCGTCCACGGGCTACTAGTGCTTTGGTCTTTGGGTCTGTGTAATTGTGCACTTtgtcctctctttttttcttcttcttacgtTTCTCATAAAAACTGCCACGTACTCCACGCTAGCCAAACCAGCCACCATCCCTAACAGAGAAGGAAATTAGAGGCAACCAGAATAACCATTAGCTTTGTTTTTAGACAACCTTAGCTAGGCATATTGCTTCGGAAGGAGTAACCAAGCACTCACACTAACAACGAAACATATCAGAAATCATAACATAACGTATTCGTACGTAGGTAGCGATTACGTGTTAGTAGATTGCTCCACTAACTACTTAATACATCCACTGGAATCATGGAGCCCTTTATTAGGAGGCGCCTAGTGAAAACTCTACGAATGAAAAGAAACACAAATGACGTGGAATAGTGAAATGAAGAGACTAGAAATGTGTGATGGGCTCCGATTCTAGCTTGTTCGAAAAGGAAATTTAGGGGTATCCGGCACTGCCGGATCCAGATCCGCTACCTCCACCGTTGCCGAACCCACCATTGTTgctgccaccaccgccgccacccgtTCCAGCACCGGTTCCGGTGGCATAGCCTTGACCATAGGAACCAGTGCTACCAGTCTGTCCGCCCCCAATGCCAGAGCCAGAACCAACTCCCATGCTTGGACCTTGAGCTACACCTCCACCTTGGCCACCACCGTTGCCGCTGCCACTTCCATTGGCATTGCCTCCAGTAGTGTCATCGCTGGCGGCCTGTCCACCTCCAGCACCATTACCACCTCCACTTccaccgtcgccaccaccaccgccagtGCCAGCACCTCCAGCATCAGAGTAGCTGACACCACCAGCGGAAGGAGCTACAGACGGGGCAATTGCTATGCCACTCTCAGCTTCTCCTTTGCCAGCACCACTTCCAGCTCCAGATCCGCTTGACCCATTTGCACCGCCACctgcacccccacccccaccctgacCATCAGCGTTGGCGTACCCACTGCCGCTAGGGGCTGACGCCGAGCCACTCGAACCAACACCGTTGCCACCGCCAGAGCCGGAACCGGATCCGGATCCGCCTTGAGAACCACCGCCAGCACCATTCCCCCCTCCTCCACCAGCTCCCTTGGCAAAGTTATACTTGTTATTGGCATCTCCACCACTCTCGCCATATCCCAAGCCACCACCTCCTCCGGCCCCATGGCCCCATCCACTCCCAGTCCCATTCGAcgagccgcctccgcctcccccgcTTCCACCTCCAGAACTGGAAGAGCTAGCGAGCATCCTCGAAGCATTGGTGAACCCAATGCTCACGAGAACAACAAAGCCAAGAGCTACAAGCTTAGTGCTAGTAGCCATTGTGAGTGAGCTCGGTGTAGTGTGAGATGGGTTGGGTGTTGAAAGAAGAGAGGGCTGCGTGGGTTTATATAGTAGTGGAACCGGTGCATGGGTGATGCATGGATGATGAGTGTTGGATCTTACACGCAGAAGGCGCGGGAGCTTTGGGTTGTGAACTGAATGAGTGATCCCATGAGAAGTTCACTAATCACAGTAGCATGCATCGTTGATTGCACTGCCACTGCATTCATCGATCATGCAAATCTGTGCATATCTTTCTTTAATCGGTAATTAATTGGTGAGAACTGGTCAGCTGTAGAAGGGTCAGAAGATACGTATACTGACGCTTGATTGAGATTCCATCTCCTGACAGACAGATTAACTACTGTAATTATTTTCTCTCCACCACATGAAAGAACGCGACTTGCCTTTACTCGATACGCACGCATGAACTGGAAGCCGTGGATCACAGGGAATCCTTTGACATTGCACTTAATGAATGCCACTTGACCATTATGAATCATGAACACCGCGGATATATAGAGAAAAACAAGATACGTACAGCAAGTACACTTACCGTACGTAAGGCATGTGTTTACTGTTAATTACCAACAGAAAATGATGTAATGTTTTTGCTTAAGTAGTGACTTCCCTAACCGTAAGGTTCATGCATTACATTAACACTGGTACTCGTAGAATCACATGAGCTTGGTATGCGGAAGATGGAGCCGAGCTCTGACCGCCCATCTGACGTCGTTCTTCGTCGTCCATCGTCGGTGATGCAGTTTGAGAAAGGCTCCAGCTTAGCCCCTAGCTATAGCCACTAGGTGAGTAATCTTATGGTAGACGGCGAAGGAGAGTGTTGACCTAGATTAATTGCATACTACTCTTAGGGTTTAAAGCTAGTGATACAGCTAGCGGCGACCTAGGGTTTAACGCGTCCTCGAAGTTCAGAAATTAGACCACGTACTGTAATATACAGACAGGAACACACTTGGAGTATGCTATTGCTATATTTGGGATCGTTATGGCGACGCAAATGCCGAGAGTTGACCTACCCCAGGCTTGGGACTTCGTATTCGATTCTCCAGCTGCCATCTTAACTAGCAGGCCATCTtaagcatggttaatagtatagccagctgctggctaaaAATTAGTGTCATGTTATCTACGGTCCATTTTATAGCTAACATGTATAATACTAGATTAAAAGAGTGTAttatttttttattatgtggcctaCCCTTCATTTTTACAAAGTGTCTAGAGCACGTGCTAGAGTTGTGAAGAGCTCGTTTACCTTttctcttctccttttttttctccaactaagtagaaatatattagtttatttcttatagcccgctgactcaactcTATTGTAGTTGCTCTAATTGACGGGATCCGATCTTTAATATTTTATGATGGATATAGGTAGATTAGCATGTTTCCATTACCGGAGATGTGGTTAATCCATTGCCCCTCCATCGTTGCAGCTCTACACACTACCATCGATGAAATGTGTGGCCTTACTGCCGTGCTCTATGGCTGGAACCCTCCTTCTATGTCATGTCAATCTTTCTCTCTCGGCGATTCTCGCCTATTAGAATAATACAAGACACATCATCGATCATTCAAGGACCTAGCACTCACACGAGGAACGACACAGAGTTAACAAGATTCATCAATATGGCTACATCCACAGAGTCTGACTATGAACGCTCATCCCCACATCATATAAAAGGTCTAAGATACATGAGTGCTACTAGGACACTACTACAATATTACCCTTTCCTTCCAAACATTAGCGCgaattctatttttatttttatttatttttacgaGAGAAATTCTTAATCTATTCATCAATCATGAAAGTAGAGAGAACACAAgtggtaataaaaattacaaccaggactatggaccacctagcgacgactacaagcactggagcgagccgaaggtgcgccgccgtcatcgcccctcccaaACCGGAGCCGGGCAAATTTTGTTGTAGacttgtagtagacagtcggaaagtcatcGTACTAAGGTCCCAAAGGACCAGAACAGCAACCATCGCCGTTGAAGAGAGTTGTAGATCGTAAAGATCAAACCTGTAAtcacacgaacgaagacgaacaAAAACTGGATCCAAGTAGATTCACAGAAGATCAGCACCGACCGAATCTCACGAGATCgaacggagacacacctccacacatccTCTGACAACGCTATTCGCACCATCGGGGCGGGAATAGGAATGCTCTCTAAGTAGTAGTCACATCTCGCGCGTTGTGTTGAACCGTGTAGCATATTCAAAGCTAAACCTTACCAAAGCTAGCTTTGTTAATGAGCATGAATCATGCAGCAAACCCTTACCACTGTTACAAATTACGTAGTTTCTAGTTAAGCTTAATCTAGGTTACAATCATCATAAGTTTATTGACATTTTCTTGATGGAGTTTTCTGTAGCTCCTTCATAACAATCTACCTACACTGCATCAATAGTCAGAGAAAACAGAATGACTAGCTAATGTGAAAAGTTGTGATCATCACTATTTGTTACACCCTCCACTTTCAATATGCTTTTAAAAGTAGCCATAGATTTGGAGAAAATGACTTTTTGGTGTGGGCTTGCTGCCATCTGCATATTTTTTATATATGCTGGTTTAGCGGTCATCTTTAGACCTATGTGGTCTCAGTGTTGCACTATATACATAGGCATTCAGCTTTAACATCATGTTGGGATCCAAGATGGGAACTAATAAGATGCAGATGCAGATTTTAGTGTAGAGAAGGTAAAAATTACAAAGAGAGGGATCCCGAAGGATCCCAAAACTTTATTCATAAAATCATATTAAAACTATGGTTACAATTGGACCCAACATACACTAGAAATTACAAGCAAGTCCCTGGCTTTGCAAGAAGGACCCCAATCCGAGACATTGAATCACAATCAGGTCCTCGGCCTCCTCTCAGCTTCCACCTCGTTGTCACCGGGTTTGAAACCACTTGGGGCGACAAGGCCGACGAAGCACATAGCCACGACCACCAAGATGacgctattgaaggaaatatgccctggaggcaataataaagttgttatttatatttccttatatcatgataaatgtttattattcatgctagaattgtattaatcggaaatttagtacatgtgtgaatacatagacaaacagagtgtccctagtatgcctctacttgactagctcgttactcaaagatggctaagtttcctagccatggacatgtgttgtcatttgatgaacgggatcacatcattagagaatgatgtgatggacaagacccatctgttagcttagcataatgatcattcagttttattgctactgcattcttcataacttatacatgtttctctgactatgagattatgtaactcccgaataccggaggaataccttctgtgctatcaaacgtcacaacgtaactgggtgattataacgatgctctacaggtgtctctgatgatgTTTGTTaagttggcgtagatcgagattaggatttgtcactccgtgtgtcagagaggtatctctaggccctctcggtaatgcacatcactctaagccttgcaagcattgtgactaatgagttagtcgcgggatgatgcattacagaacgagtaaagatacttgccggtaatgagattgaactaggtatgaggatgccgacgatcaaatcttggccaagtaacataccgatgacaaaggaaacaacgtatatcgttatgcggtttgaccgataaagatcttcgtagaatatgtgggagccaatatgaacatccaggttccgctattggttattgaccagagacgtgcctcggtcatgtctacatagttctcaaacccgtagggtccgcacgcttaacgttcggttaTGATCAGTATTatgtgtttatgtgttttgatgtaccgaagtttgttcggtgtcccggatgag
The window above is part of the Triticum aestivum cultivar Chinese Spring chromosome 2A, IWGSC CS RefSeq v2.1, whole genome shotgun sequence genome. Proteins encoded here:
- the LOC123187805 gene encoding glycine-rich cell wall structural protein 2 gives rise to the protein MATSTKLVALGFVVLVSIGFTNASRMLASSSSSGGGSGGGGGGSSNGTGSGWGHGAGGGGGLGYGESGGDANNKYNFAKGAGGGGGNGAGGGSQGGSGSGSGSGGGNGVGSSGSASAPSGSGYANADGQGGGGGAGGGANGSSGSGAGSGAGKGEAESGIAIAPSVAPSAGGVSYSDAGGAGTGGGGGDGGSGGGNGAGGGQAASDDTTGGNANGSGSGNGGGQGGGVAQGPSMGVGSGSGIGGGQTGSTGSYGQGYATGTGAGTGGGGGGSNNGGFGNGGGSGSGSGSAGYP